From Candidatus Bathyarchaeia archaeon:
GTTTCTAGCAGACACGTTTAAATTAGTGAAAACTTTAACTTTCATACAACCCAAAATGTGCTTGGTGCCCTAAATGAAAAACAAAACTAAAAATGAAAAGAAAGGCGCCAGAATTAGAGGTTTAAAGCCTGCCCGAGGCTCCATTTCTTTGCTCGAAAGCATTTTAAATGTTAGTTAGGCTTTTTGTGTATGTTTAATGGGGGTTTGATTTGAAGTTAGTGCCTCTTGTGCCGACTTATTCTATTGTGGCTTATGATTTTGCAGCTGGAGAGTTGGGCGTGGCAGTGCAGTCCAGATATTTTTCTGTTGGATCCGTTGTTCCATGGGCTGAGGCTGGTGTTGGAGCCATCGCCACCCAATCTTTTGTAAACGTGTCCTATGGCCCGAGGGGATTGGAGCTTTTGAGGAAGGGTTTGACGGCGAAGGAAGTTGTTGAAAAGCTTGTGGGCGAGGATGAGGGGAGGGAGTTCCGGCAGTTGGGGGTGGTGGACGCAAGGGGTAATGCCGCCTCATACACTGGTTCAAAGTGTCTGGAGTGGGCGGGAGGCAAAACCGGGAAAGGATACGCTGTGCAGGGAAACATACTCGCCAACAAAAATGTTGTAGAGGCTATAGCTGAAGCCTACAAGTCCACAAAGGGGAGCCTAGCTGAAAGGCTTGTAGCGGCTCTCGATGCTGGGGAAAATGCGGGTGGAGACGCTAGGGGAAGACAGTCCGCCGCCCTACTTGTGGTGAAAAAGGATGCTAGGAGAGGCGGATATGGCGACAGATTCATTGATTTGAGGGTTGAAGACCACCCAGACCCGGTGAACGAGCTTAAACGTCTACTGAAGCTTCATTGCGTCTACTACTTGATAGACGAGGCTGAAGCAAAGTTTACTAAGGGTGTTTTTGAGGAGGCTGTTGCAGACATAACTGAGGCATTGAAGATAAAACCAGACTGCGACGACGCCTACCTGGATTTGGGGCTTATATACCTGCGAGCTCGAAGATTTAGAGAGGCTCTTGAAGCCTTTAAAAAAGCTGTTGATATAAATCCGAAGATAGTGGTTGTGATCAGGCAAATTCCAAAATTGGGGATTGTGGAGTTTCCTGAGGGATTTTTTGATGTCTTCTAGGTTTTGTATTTTTGTTGTACGCGTGAGCAGAAACATTTATTAAGTATTAATATTACCGATTCATATCGAAGCCTCAAAAAGGGGTAAATCATGACGCCCCCACTGTTCCACCGCCACGAGGAAAAACTCAGATGCCCCTACAAAGGATGCGGCAAAACCTTCGATAAACCTGCAGTTTTGACGGACAACTCCACCATTCCAAGGCAAACGTATTACGCCTGCCCCTACTGCATGTCAAAAATAGACATAGTTGTAGAGGACATGAAGGTTGTGGGCGTCAAATCCACAGACTATCCAAAGGTTTTCGATTCGCCGGCAAAATGCGCCTACTACTTCGGCTTCCTCAACTCTATCCCAAAGGACATGCCCATCCCAGACGAGTGCCTAGTCTGCCCAAAAGTCCTCCAATGTTCGGTTAGAAGGCGCTAGACACATAAGCCGTGCACGCTCTTTTGGCGGAGAAACATTTAAGCCACCTCCCTTCAAAATTTTACCCTAGACATTAGGGGCTGTCGGCTAGCTTGGTCTAGGCTAGGAGACTTGGGCTCTCCGGACCCCGGTTCAAATCCGGGCAGCCCCACCACCCATAGCATCAATATGAATTTTGGCTTCACAACCTTAACGCGTCTCCCCCCACACAAATTCGACATGCGAATCTACTTGAAGAAGCTAAAGAGAAAGAAGAAATGTGAAAGCGAATTGACGGGTGAAGAGGACAAGTTTTACTGTTCCATTTGCGGACGCGAAATCAGCGAAGAAGAGTATGAAAATTTTGATGGCATGTGCTGGGAGTGCTGGGACGACCAGCTAACAGAAGAAAGCCTAGACATGTTCGGAGACTTCATGTAAAGAGGCAGAAAAATGAGGGTAGTTCTCTACTTGTAGATTTTTAATGGTTTTCCAAGCTTTGCCATGTCCAGTTCTCTTATGCCCAGTCCATGGATTTTGGGGAACAATCGCATGGAATTCTTAACTTTTGTTCCGCCCCTCTTGACTAGTTTGTCTTTGAGGAGTAAATCCGAGTCTAAGTCTGCATATTGAATGTTTTTGACAGCCGCTGCTAAATGGGCGCCAGCGGCTATGCCTATTTCCGACTCGCCCATACAACCTATCATGCACGGTATGCCAGCAGCCTCAGCGATGGCGGCTATTTTCCGGGCTTTGTGGATTCCCCCGCTTTTCATGATCTTGATGTTGATTAGGTCTATGGCTTCAGCCTTTATTAGGCGAATTGCGTCCTCCGGCGAGTGGACACTTTCATCCGCCATTATTGGTATCGGCGAGTTCCGTTTAACCTCAATTAAGCCTTTAAGGTCTTCAGCTGGAACCGGCTGCTCCGCAAACTGGATGTCATATTTTGCCATTTTATTTAGGGCTTCTATGGCTTGTTTCGGCGTCCACCCTTGGTTAGCATCTATTCGGATTTGGATGTCGCTGCCTACAGCCTCGCGGATAAGCCTCACCCGCTCAACATCCTCGTCGGGGTTCACGCCAACCTTAACCTTTAGGGCTTTAAAGCCACGTTTAACGGCTTTAACCGCGTCCTCTGCCATCTCTCTTGGGGATTTTATGCCTAACGTGATGTCTGTTAAAACTTCGGTTCTATACCCGCCCAGTATGCGGAAGAGCTCCTTTTTGACGGTTTTGCCCAAAATGTCGTGGAGGGCTATGTCTATAGCCGCCTTAGCCGATGGACTTCCAGCCACGAGGCTATCCATAACCTCGACGATTTGCTCAATCCTTAAAGGGCACATGCCAATTAATTTAGGCGCAATCTTGTCGACGATTTTAATGACGGTTTCCGCCGTTTCGCCTGTAACCCGCTCTGAAGGCGAGGCCTCTCCCCAGCCATAAACGCCGTAGTCTGTGGCTATTTTGACAATCACATTGTGGCTTTCACTGCTTGCGCCCGGCGCAATCCGGAAGGGCTCACGATAAGCTAGGGTCACCGGGTAAACTTCAATCTGTTGGATGCCCATGCAGCTTCCTCCGATATGATGTTGCAGTCCTATGGAAAAATTTTGCCCTTTACGTATGGATTTTCACATAAAAGGGTCTAGAATTCTTCAGAGGGTGTGGTCTCCCGCTTTTTCAACCATCCCTTGAATTTCATTTTCGCCGTTAGGATCTTCTCTGTGGCGAAAAACCTTGAAGCCACATACATGACAATGATGGTGAAGGCGAAAACGTAAACAATGCCGAGGGAGGCGGTCCAATAGTCGCCCATTATGACGGCTTTTGAGGCTATTACTGGATGGCTGAATGGTATGGCATAGAAAACAAGCCTCAGGGCGAAGGGCAAGGCATTAATATCCAGATACATGAGGGCGAGGGATGGAATGAAGACGAAGGGGTAAATGTAGCTGACGAAGGACTGGGCGCTTCTAACATCCTCTGCGAAAGCCGACAAGATAACCGCTAAGGCGAGAGCCGAAAGCAATGTGGCGAAAAGCGACAAGCCCAAGAGCAAATAGCCAAAGGTTGAAGGCACAAGCCCCAAGGCGGCAAGATCCAAGTTCAGGCTTTCCGGGATCCCCGCTGTAATCGAGCTTAACATGTAACTGTAGCCAGCCATGAATGCCACGGCGCCGACTGCCGCCACGATGATGGAGCTGAAGAGTTTCCCCCAGAGGATTGCTAGGCGATCAAGGGGCAATGTTAAGAGGGTTTCAAGGGTCTTCTCCTCCTTCTCCATGGCAACCGACGTGGCGGCAACCTGAACAGCGGACATAAGCAAGATTAGAATGGTTACCGGTAGGGCTATGGACTGGGAATTAAGGAGACTGGAAACCACTGTAGGGTCAACGCCACGCTTAATTTCGCCCTTAATAACGGTGGCTTTTTCAGAGTATAGAACGTCTGGGGCAACAGCTCGGTTAAACTGATTTATTAGGGCGTCAACCACTGAGGATCCAACGCTTTCAAATACGCTTGTTCCACGCAGCACACCATAGAATCTCAAGTACGCCCTAATCTGGGGGTTGCTAAAGTGGGCGGTCACATTTTCGCTGAACCCTTTTGGGATCTCAAGGATTTGGGTGGTGTTATACTTTGATAGGAGTTGTAGGACTTTCTCGCTGTTTAATGGTTCTATGTTGTTTTCAACATAAACCGTGAGGTTGAAGCCCACAGCGCTTAAACTGTTCAGGAAGTTGATGAAGGAGCGAGACCAGTTTCCACAGTCGTTGTCCACGACGATTAATGTGGCTTTCACAGCCTGCTCCTTGGCTGTTTGCACTGCATAGCCCATAACCGCCCCCATAACCGGGAAAATGACAAGTGGAACAATAATCATCCCCAAGAGGATTTTAGGGTCCCTCGCCAACACTTTAAGCTCCTTTAAGAGAAAGTTTCCAAAACCTTCAAGCAAGCTTAACCACCCTCGCGAAAACCTTTTCCAAATTCGCGCATCCAAACTTTTCTTTAAGCTCTTGAGGAACCCCTTCAGCTACAAGCCTACCCTTATTTATAAGAGCGACTCTGTCGCAGAGATGCTCAACCTCCAGCATGTTGTGGCTTGAAAGAAGCACCGTCACATCATGCTCCCTTACATACCTCTTTATGATCTCCCTAACGTGGTAAGAGTGGATGACGTCTAAGCCGCTTGTTGGCTCATCCAAAATCGCCAGTTTAGGCCTGGTCATAAGCGCCCTAGCCACTAGAAGCCGACGCTTCATGCCCTTGCTATAGGTTTTGGTTTTGTCCTTGAGGCGTTCACCTAAACCGGAGATTTCAGCAGCCTCCATAACCATAGCGCGGGCCTCATCCCTGTTTTTAGCGTTAAACTTCGCCATGAATTCGAGATATTCCCAACCGGAAAGATAACGGTAGGCCCCAGCCTCCTCGGGTAGATAAGAAATAATCCTACGGACTTCAGCGGCCTTTTCAACGACGTTTAACCCGAAAACCTTAACGGTGCCGTCTGTGGGCAAGAGCAGCGTCGATATAATTCTCAAGGCTGTGGTTTTTCCAGCGCCGTTGGGGCCAATAAGCCCATAAATTTCGCCGGGCCTAACAGTGAAGCTTAACCCATCTAAGGCGCGGATATCTCCGAAAACCTTGACGATGTTGGAGGCTTCTACGGCTGGAACCATGGCAAACTTCCCAACAAGTCTAACCAGAGGAAAGCAATAGGTTATTTAAAGGTTTTCGAGGTTAAACCTTCCAGTCTAATTCATGGTTTTGGAAAATGAAAGCCCTCAATATGCCGACGAAAAGCACCATGGTGGCTATGGGCTGATAAACAAAATAGTAGATTAGGAATTCCGCGATGTTGAAGCGGAAGCCAAACTTTTTCGAAATTGCATAGAAAATGGTGGAAAAGGCAAAGAACCCAAAAAGGAAGTTCGTCAAACCCATGAAAATCGCCGACAGAAGCGAGGATGAAACAACCTCAGGCACTTGTATGTTCAATTGCGCCGCCAAAACTGCTGGAACAAGTTTTTGAAACTGCAATTCCGATAGTGGGAAGCACATGTAGCCCAGCAAGAGAGGTGCAACTGTTGGAAAGATCATGACGGCGCATGGAAACGCTACATGAGGATACTTTGCAATGTGCCTAACAAGCTTTTTCCAATTCTCCTTGATCCATAAGCCGGTGCCTATGCCCCAACGTTTTCTCTGTTTCAGCCAACCTTTCCACGTGGAAGGCGCCCTAGTATAAATTTCCACACGCCCCTCGTATTTGAAACGCTTATTTTTCAGAAGGGTTTTAAACGCCAAATCCAGATCCTCAGAGACAACCTTTGAGAAGCCTCCAACCTCTTCGAAGGATTCCCTTTTTATGGCGAAGGCTGTTCCACCAATTCCAATACACCTTCCAACAAGCCTCGAGAACAAGTAGCTGGCGAAGTTTGAACCCACATACTCATAGTTAACCATCCTCGAAATGAAGGAATCCGGCAAAATCTTCTTCTTCAAATCGACGATATCCGCCTCCGCCAACGCCTCCCGCACAAACCTAAAGAAGTCTGCACCATCACCAACAACCACGTCAGCGTCTAAAAAAACCAGAAGCTCCCCCTTAGAAAGTTTAACAGCACTGCTTAGCGCCTCAACTTTCCCGCGGCGCTCACTGTTTAGGAGAAAATGAACCCTGCCTCGGAAACGCTCCACGATCCTAAGCGACTCTTCATTAGGCTTGTCAATAACAACAAAAATCTCAACACTTTCACAATTGTCACCCGTCAACTCCTCCAGCAAAGGCTCCAACAAATCAGAACCTTCATAGACAGGAATAAAAACACTAACCGTAGGCTTCACAGCAACATCCCTAAACTCCGGCTTTCCCAGCAACCCCATCCATCTGCCCGCTAAACCAACCTCAACATACATCCCCACAAATAAGCTTTGTTAAAAAAGACGGAATATCCGCAGGCGTTAGCAGAGGGCGTTTTTGAGGTTTATTCTGAAGTTTCCGAGTTTCTTTCTGTTTTGAAGCCTGCAACGCGTAATGTTTATGGTCGTGGTTTAGCAGCATTTCAAGAGTTCTACTTAAGTCTCAATAAGGGATTTTTTGGATCGTGTGGAACGGGATAGGCTTTTACCAAGAATCAAGAGAAAACATGTGGACGGCGTGACGCTTAACAACTTTGTGGTTTGGCTTCAGAGTAGAGGCTATAGCCCAAAGACTGTGAGGAGTTATGTGGGTGCTGTTCAAAGCTTAGCCAAATGTTTTGACATTCCGATAAATTTACGCTATGTGCGGTTGCCTCTATGCCAACCGGTTAATGGAAAAGATCCGTGGATGATTGAGGAAGTGGGGCAAATTTGTGGCTTTAATGAACAAGCCAATCTATAAGAGCATTGCAGCATCAATTGTTCAAAGCGGCCTAAGCCTCTCAGACCTTTTAGCCCCAAAATACGCCGACATAAAAGGAGAGTTGGAAAAAGGCTTAACGCCCATATGCCTAAGCCTAACGAGAAAGAAAACAGCGTGTCCTTCATAACATTCTTGGGCAGCTGGTCTGTTAAGCTCCTTAGAGATTATTTGGCCAACAGAAAAACTTTCGGGAGAAATGCCAATTTATGAGGTATCTTCAAGGACTGTGCATGCCTACTTCTGCAAAACAGCCCAAAAATTTGCCGGCAATCTTAAAGGAAGAAATCCTTATAGCCTCACTCGTTAAGGGCGGCTTTTTGCACATTTCTAAACGATCATAAGATTGACCCGCTCTACATAGAGTTTTGGATGGGTCACAAAACGCCTGAACAGCAAAGCGTTTACATAATCAAAAGCATAAGAGGGTTGGCGCCGAACATACAAAGAACAAGCAGAACCTTGGCTAACACCACCTAAGTTATTTTAAATTTTGTGGCTTCTGAGACTTTTATTTCAGGGATTCTGTGATGTATTCTAAATTGAATTCTTTTATTATGCCTTCGCTGACGCTTGTTAGGAAGCTTTGTATGTCTTCTATGTATTGTCCCCAGTCTCTTCTAAATATGTTAAGTTTTTGGAGGTAATCTGTGTAGTTTTTATGTAGGGAGATAATTATTCCTGTCATGCCCATGCCTTCTCCTCGAGAGACGTATATTGCGTTTGGCCACCGCTTTGCATAATTTCTTATCTCCTCTATGTTTTTAGAGTAAACCTGTGGGTTCATTTTTACAAATGTGAAGGCAACTGTTTCGCATCCCAATTTCTCAAAACTGGGATGACCGTATACCTCTTAATATATCCCCCATTCTCAAGTTTCCTACGGACCCTTGTTATAGTAGCTTGTGACACCTTTAGTGTCCTTGCAATGTTTCTGTCGCTGGTCTTAGCATTTTTAAGCAATTCACATAAAACCTTTCTTTCTAAATCACTTAACATAACAAGAAGTTTCTTAAACTCCTTAATTTAGTTTTTCAATGTAAAGCTATTATTGATATTATTGTGCTTTAATGATGCTGTGATTATGCAATTTTTAAAATTTTGATGGTGTGCAACCCTTGGGGGCTTTGCTTGTTTTTAGCTCTCTTTTTAATCATTGATTCACTTTTTTAAAAAAAGGAAAATAATATTGCAGGAAAATACTTCTATTTATGCAATCTGAATCTATAATTCATAATCAATTATAATCATTGATTCATTTTATTCTTGAATCAGTGATGAAGTAACTCGTGAAGGGATCTGCTGAAATGTCGAGAATGCCGTTTCCTCCGGAACTGTTCTTGTTTATAGGGATTGATCTTTTCGTAGCTTTGAGTTTATTGGCATCTCTTTTTGAGAGGGTGTTTCCAACGATGTTTCCTTACGTGTATCATGTTGCGGCGCTTGCAGGCTTTGGTCAGATTTGGGTAAATTATACTTTTCTTTTACCGTTTGCAGAGGCACGTTTTTGGAGCTGCCTGCTTTACCTTTTGGCAGCCCTCTTAAATATTGGATGCGTTAACTTCTACATTATAGCCAAAAAGAAATTGTTAAGCGCCGCTGGAATGTTTCTTTCCGTTTTCACAGTCCCTTCATTTTTCATTTCTCTGTTTTTCATTTCTGCATATGTTAACGGCGATTTCATCCCAATGCCTTGGCTTCCAAGGATTCCGATTGAAAGCCTTTACGCAGTTCTCCTGGTCTGTGTAATTCTACTGGTTCTCAGTATTGCGGTATACTTAGAACCCAACTTGTTTAGGAGAAAAAGGAGGTGAAATAAAATGATGAAAAACGGTCAAAGAAAGACTGGAAAAAGGCTGTTAAGGATTTTCCTATTGCTGGTGTCATCAGTACTTATTGTTGTTGCTTCCGCCAGCGTCCTTAACTATTTGTATATGCAAGCGTCACCAGTAACGGCTGAAACCGCCAAAGTCCAATTCGTCTTAGCCGACGATAGCGAAGCGGCTGGGGCTTCTATTGGAACTAATGGCACTTACGTGAGCCTAAATAGCATGGCTGGCTGGCCAAACGCGACAAGAGTTTACCAGGCCGCTGTGGGAATAAGAAATTTCGATACAGTAGACCGCAACATTACACTCGCTTTTGCCTCTTGGAGCGGAGACACGGATCAGATTGAATTTATTACAGTGGTAATCCGCGACGCCGTTGGCGGCACACAGCAAGGCTCGTCGATAAATGTTGGCACTTCAGGCTCATCTACAGGTGAATTAATCATCCCGGCTGGAGCAACATGGGTTGTAGAATGACATATTAAATGGAAGGCTGGAGCCTTATCAACAAATTCGGTGAGCATTACGCTACAATTGCTGGTTAAAGGTGAGTAACTCGCTACCTTTCCCATTTTCTTTTTCAGGGGAATGTTTATGAATGAGAAAAGTCTCACTGTGTTGTTTTCGTTTATTTTATTACTTATTAGTCTATTTATTCCAGTGCACGGCTGTGTCAATAACGCATATTATTGTCAAGCGAATCCGGTTTCCGCTGAGCCTCCAAAAGTAATCCTAAAAGAGGGTATTGTAGGGAACAGCACAATTTACACAAACAGCACAAGCGCAAAAGTTGAAATTAAAGTGGTAGAAAGAGGATGGAAGGTTCAATCAGGAACAGGTGTTATTAATTCGGGAAGCTCATTTGCATTTATTGACATTGAACCAGTTAACCTTTCAAAAGCATTTTTGCTCGTAAGCTTCGGTGGCGGTGTAGCCGCAGCCCAACCAGAAGAGCAGGTCCTCGTAAGCGGAAGATTTGAGTCCTCTTCGCAATTGCGCTTTGAAAGGGTTGGCACAACAAACCCAGCAAATTTTGCATGGTATGTAATTGAAGCTTTAGGCGAACAAATAAGCGTCCAATCCGGAACAACCCAATTTGCCTCAACAGAGAATCAAAAAGATGTGCCGATAAACGATGTCGGAAACATCTTTAAATGTGTAGTTTTCCTTTCGAGGAGATCAACCGGAACAGATGCAACACAATATAATAAGGCGTTTGTCACGGGTGAACTAACGAGCACCACAAATTTAAGGTTGCGGAGAGAGGGAACCGGAACAACAGTAACTGTTGAATGGTTTGTTGTAAAATTTAATGATGAAACTTTGATACAAACTGGTGAGACGGTAGTAAACACATCAAACCCGACGATTCAAACAATCGCTCCAGTAGACATGACGAGAACTTGGCTATACATGACTTGGAGGGCAACAGCAAACGGGCTTGCCCAAGTTTCTGTTAGAGGCTGGATAGAAAACCCAACACAGATTAGATTTTTTAGACGAACAACAACAGGAACATGCTACGTGAGATGGTTCGTTATCCAGATGCCTGCAGGAGTGAGAGTCCAAAGAGGTTTTCATGACTCAACAGTCACAACAGAATACATTAAGAATATAGCGATTTCACCTGTCAACAGGAGTCGAGCCTTCTCATTTACAACATGCGACTCAACTGGAACCGGAAGAGCCTTTCCAAGGCCATTCTGGACTGAAACACTAACAGATTCAGCAAATCTACGTTTACAAAGATGGTATGCTGGGCAAGAATCAGATCACAACTGGCAAGTTATAGAGTTATCTGACGCCTACGAATACATCCTAAAAATAGTTAACGAATCACCAGACCCGTGGAAAATCAGATTCGAAGCCTACAACTGCACCATATACCTTTACAACGAAACAGCCATTTCTCGACAAATATACGTTCTCAACGGAGAATACAACCAACAAATAGGAGAATGGTGCGATCTTCAAGGCACTAAAATAGTTTATGTTGCTATAAAAGTATCCGTCAACAACCAAGGCGAAACCACGATACAGACCTATCTTAAAGTCCTCCGACCAAACACATCAACATACAACCTAATGATCATAAGTTTTCAAATAGACTAAAAAGTAAACTTATCAAACTATTTCGCTTTGAATAAACACCTTAATATTTTTCGACGTCATAAAGTCAAGAATAATTAATTCACCATTGTAAAACGTTTCAATATTCAAATTCAATCATTTCAGGCTTTATTTTGAAAGATTCCGGAACCAAAACAACCTCGATTATCTCTTCTGACAACTAGAATCACCTACCAAGCAATTATTTGAAGCTAAATATTTGTTAATTTTCACACGCCTATAAGATAATCATTCTGCCCAATGTTTATGAGGACGCGTTGGCTATATGGTTTTCTTCACCGCAATTGCCAATATTGACTGCGCACTCAAAACATTGGGCAGAAACTTTTCAAGCGCAAAGGCAAATTTTTGAGATAACTTTCTTGGTGTGCGATGCTCCAGATACCATGGCGAGTTCCTGTATCCGATATATGCCACTTCGAACCCAGCCATTTCAATAATGCTTTTAAGCTCAGATTTGGTGAAAGCGAGGATGTGGGCAGGCTCAACCCTCGGCTTCCCTGTGAAAATTTCCTTCAAAAACCTTATCCATAAATAAGGGTTAGGCGTGGAAAGCACCAGCGTTCCATTAGGCATTAAAACCCTATATATTTCCCTTAGTAGCAAAAGCGGATTTCCAACGTGCTCAATAACCTCGCTGCAAAACACTTTACCGAAAACACAGTCTTTAAATGGCAGGTGACATCCATCAGCTACAACGTCTGGCTCAACACTTCTTGAAACGTCCACATTAACGTCTCCAAGCTTCAACCCGCCACAGCCCACATCTAAACTCAGCATATCCCACCCAAAAATTGGAATGATTATCTTATATGCGGTTTTTTCGCTGGAAGTTTACTGCACCAAGGCTTCCAAAGCATGGTCCACAGCCGCGTCCGTATTCGAGGTTTACGGTCATCCATGTGAACTCGCCTCGAAAACAAGACTGTTCCGGTTTACCGTGGCATGTTTCGTCAAGCCAAACCCTAACTGGGTCGTCGCCCATAGCCCTTCTGAACTCGTAGAACTGTTCCTTAGTCATATCAGGAAAATCATACCCTATGACATAGTAGCCGTTGGTGGTTTCAAAGACTTCAACGTATTTGCAGAGCCTAGCCATGTTAAAGTATGTTTTGAGCAGGATGAACTGGTTTTTAGTGTCAATGTCAACGTTAACCTTCACGTTTTTCACCTCGAATCTCCCCAGCCCGCGCGCCACCCCACCAATTTCTTCATCCGTATAATTAAACACAATGCCGATTGTGCCGCCAGTAGTTTTAGGAATCCTAATCTTTTCAAATGATGTCAACGGATTAATCCTATAATACTTCGTCCAAGTATAGAAGTAGCTATAGGCAGCAAAAGCAACGCCAACAGCCATCAACAAAACTAAAGCAACCAAAGCTCTCCTTCCAAACAACCTCCTCATAAACACCCTTCCCCCTCATTAAAAACAGCGAGTAAGGAGAATATAAAGATTGTTGAATCAAAAGAAAAACCAAAAGTTAACCAAATCATGATCAGATATGACACACATTTCTGTTAAAGATGACTAAGAGAACGCCTTATGTCTCATTCGATTTGTGAGGTTCAAACTCTAATAAGGAAGCGTTAAGTGTTCACAGAAACTGAATAAGGTTTAAATGATCTTGAATTGTTTGTTTTGAATTGGGGAGAAAGCTTGAAAGTTGGAAAAATCGTTTCAAGCGTGTTGGTTGCTTTGGCTTTGTCTCTTTTGGTGACTGCGTATCCGACTCGTGCTCAATTGTCAACAAAATGGACAATAATGGTTTACATGGCTGCTGATAATAACTTGGATCCAGCTGGATTGGATGACATTTTAGAGATGCAAATGGTGGGATCTTCAGACCACGTCAACGTTGTCGTCTTATTTGATAGGTGGATTGAAGCATGCGGCTTTAACGGCTCAGCACTACTTTACATCAGAGAAGACATGAATGAGACTGTTTGGGGTGGCTGGTCAAACGCATATGAACTGAATATGGGCGATCCTGAAACGCTTAAGTGGTTCATAAACTACACCGTTGAAAATTATCCTGCTGAAAAGTATGCTCTGATTCTTTGGGATCATGGTGGAAACTGGGAGGGGGTCTGCTGGGACTGGACGGATAACGACTATTTAACAATAGAAGAGGTGAAAATGGCTATTTCCGAATCGGCGATAGGACATATTGATTTGTTAGGGTTTGATGCATGTCTCATGGCGAGCATTGAAGTCGCATATACCATGAGCTTGACAGGTAAAGTTGGCGTGATGGTTGCCTCTGAAGAATTTATACCGTGGGATGGATGGCCTTACGACTTAATTTTGGGCGAACTAATTGA
This genomic window contains:
- a CDS encoding glycosyltransferase family 2 protein produces the protein MYVEVGLAGRWMGLLGKPEFRDVAVKPTVSVFIPVYEGSDLLEPLLEELTGDNCESVEIFVVIDKPNEESLRIVERFRGRVHFLLNSERRGKVEALSSAVKLSKGELLVFLDADVVVGDGADFFRFVREALAEADIVDLKKKILPDSFISRMVNYEYVGSNFASYLFSRLVGRCIGIGGTAFAIKRESFEEVGGFSKVVSEDLDLAFKTLLKNKRFKYEGRVEIYTRAPSTWKGWLKQRKRWGIGTGLWIKENWKKLVRHIAKYPHVAFPCAVMIFPTVAPLLLGYMCFPLSELQFQKLVPAVLAAQLNIQVPEVVSSSLLSAIFMGLTNFLFGFFAFSTIFYAISKKFGFRFNIAEFLIYYFVYQPIATMVLFVGILRAFIFQNHELDWKV
- a CDS encoding ABC transporter ATP-binding protein, whose translation is MVPAVEASNIVKVFGDIRALDGLSFTVRPGEIYGLIGPNGAGKTTALRIISTLLLPTDGTVKVFGLNVVEKAAEVRRIISYLPEEAGAYRYLSGWEYLEFMAKFNAKNRDEARAMVMEAAEISGLGERLKDKTKTYSKGMKRRLLVARALMTRPKLAILDEPTSGLDVIHSYHVREIIKRYVREHDVTVLLSSHNMLEVEHLCDRVALINKGRLVAEGVPQELKEKFGCANLEKVFARVVKLA
- a CDS encoding clostripain-related cysteine peptidase; this encodes MSTKWTIMVYMAADNNLDPAGLDDILEMQMVGSSDHVNVVVLFDRWIEACGFNGSALLYIREDMNETVWGGWSNAYELNMGDPETLKWFINYTVENYPAEKYALILWDHGGNWEGVCWDWTDNDYLTIEEVKMAISESAIGHIDLLGFDACLMASIEVAYTMSLTGKVGVMVASEEFIPWDGWPYDLILGELIENTEWSAEEFSIHIVDNYVASYSHGTQGFAWYATLSAINLAEVKTIVSQITSLTGEILANFKTYKSAVTGAKSSADRYWFGFWHQGAYIDLYQFIYMLGTINNKLTSYTIPILEMWNEVIIHAGACGGPHTNGANGLTIYFPRNRNLFYTPEPYYESVPEFAEATKWYELLTKYFNK
- a CDS encoding dipeptide epimerase, translated to MGIQQIEVYPVTLAYREPFRIAPGASSESHNVIVKIATDYGVYGWGEASPSERVTGETAETVIKIVDKIAPKLIGMCPLRIEQIVEVMDSLVAGSPSAKAAIDIALHDILGKTVKKELFRILGGYRTEVLTDITLGIKSPREMAEDAVKAVKRGFKALKVKVGVNPDEDVERVRLIREAVGSDIQIRIDANQGWTPKQAIEALNKMAKYDIQFAEQPVPAEDLKGLIEVKRNSPIPIMADESVHSPEDAIRLIKAEAIDLINIKIMKSGGIHKARKIAAIAEAAGIPCMIGCMGESEIGIAAGAHLAAAVKNIQYADLDSDLLLKDKLVKRGGTKVKNSMRLFPKIHGLGIRELDMAKLGKPLKIYK
- a CDS encoding ABC transporter permease — its product is MLEGFGNFLLKELKVLARDPKILLGMIIVPLVIFPVMGAVMGYAVQTAKEQAVKATLIVVDNDCGNWSRSFINFLNSLSAVGFNLTVYVENNIEPLNSEKVLQLLSKYNTTQILEIPKGFSENVTAHFSNPQIRAYLRFYGVLRGTSVFESVGSSVVDALINQFNRAVAPDVLYSEKATVIKGEIKRGVDPTVVSSLLNSQSIALPVTILILLMSAVQVAATSVAMEKEEKTLETLLTLPLDRLAILWGKLFSSIIVAAVGAVAFMAGYSYMLSSITAGIPESLNLDLAALGLVPSTFGYLLLGLSLFATLLSALALAVILSAFAEDVRSAQSFVSYIYPFVFIPSLALMYLDINALPFALRLVFYAIPFSHPVIASKAVIMGDYWTASLGIVYVFAFTIIVMYVASRFFATEKILTAKMKFKGWLKKRETTPSEEF
- a CDS encoding methyltransferase domain-containing protein, with the translated sequence MLSLDVGCGGLKLGDVNVDVSRSVEPDVVADGCHLPFKDCVFGKVFCSEVIEHVGNPLLLLREIYRVLMPNGTLVLSTPNPYLWIRFLKEIFTGKPRVEPAHILAFTKSELKSIIEMAGFEVAYIGYRNSPWYLEHRTPRKLSQKFAFALEKFLPNVLSAQSILAIAVKKTI
- a CDS encoding DUF1028 domain-containing protein — protein: MPLVPTYSIVAYDFAAGELGVAVQSRYFSVGSVVPWAEAGVGAIATQSFVNVSYGPRGLELLRKGLTAKEVVEKLVGEDEGREFRQLGVVDARGNAASYTGSKCLEWAGGKTGKGYAVQGNILANKNVVEAIAEAYKSTKGSLAERLVAALDAGENAGGDARGRQSAALLVVKKDARRGGYGDRFIDLRVEDHPDPVNELKRLLKLHCVYYLIDEAEAKFTKGVFEEAVADITEALKIKPDCDDAYLDLGLIYLRARRFREALEAFKKAVDINPKIVVVIRQIPKLGIVEFPEGFFDVF